A window of the Fusarium poae strain DAOMC 252244 chromosome 3, whole genome shotgun sequence genome harbors these coding sequences:
- a CDS encoding hypothetical protein (TransMembrane:1 (o363-381i)) — protein MHRIVEFHVPTVAWMGKNALLLNGSQDDRTVLPLEDNQGTYAAVEATQPLETAQQQPNNPNTTPDSGSFEGINMDSSNTYIYSNIHSASRESMTKDTEIPRPITESHMCYQDFREYGFIKLGNMETLSSEDLHYLQTQRCFHLPSKLLLDELIRRYLFYVHPLLPILDDQSFWCSYFQPRQEGASYPLPSHTWFEDDVPWSKAQMTEIKQHFTVRLMHALKLCMVATDILLLESCPQQLKTKPLQQLKEAMVILEESGNSLKQWHDVAMLDIPGLDDSQNTLTSFQHPPLAAFTRVIRISYSAARLCAGHQELLLRISISATISATGDETLSAYSDLSGAAHGIQSAILDISNCIIEFMQLGLVPYLYIGIAAFAALPYLMQVLDLKITRRSCPEVELTDQYHRLCILTRAVKEYQARYNGLDHFGGTIQFISTNFQLITRYLPENVRITSWQDVLMHDPCCYMRLALALEHCSRTATIPTVEQLAEDLEGSLTIPPPQNLDSKQGDSPDDFMSLSS, from the exons ATGCATCGCATCGTGGAGTTCCATGTACCAACTGTTGCTTGGATGGGAAAGAATGCCTTGTTGCTGAACGGAAGTCAAGACG ACAGAACGGTTCTGCCTCTTGAAGACAACCAAGGAACATACGCTGCGGTTGAAGCCACGCAGCCACTCGAGACAGCTCAACAACAGCCGAACAATCCCAATACAACACCGGACTCTGGAAGTTTTGAAGGCATAAACATGGATTCATCCAATA CATACATCTACAGTAACATTCATAGCGCCTCTCGCGAGTCTATGACCAAAGATACCGAAATACCAAGACCTATTACAGAATCACATATGTGCTATCAAGACTTTCGCGAATATGGGTTTATTAAACTCGGAAATATGGAAACTCTTTCGTCGGAGGACTTGCATTATCTGCAAACGCAGCGCTGCTTTCATCTCCCAAGTAAACTCCTGCTAGATGAACTCATCAGGCGTTACCTATTCTATGTCCATCCCCTGCTCCCTATTCTTGATGATCAGTCGTTCTGGTGTAGCTATTTTCAACCCAGGCAAGAAGGGGCGTCT TACCCGTTACCGAGTCATACTTGGTTCGAGGACGATGTGCCTTGGTCGAAAGCACAAATGACGGAAATTAAACAACATTTTACGGTTCGCCTTATGCATGCACTCAAGCTTTGCATGGTTGCGACGGATATTCTCCTACTGGAATCGTGTCCCCAACAGCTTAAGACCAAGCCGCTACAACAACTCAAAGAGGCTATGGTGATACTCGAAGAGAGTGGTAATTCACTCAAACAGTGGCATGACGTAGCTATGCTCGATATTCCAGGATTAGATGATAGCCAAAATACTCTCACGAGCTTCCAGCACCCGCCACTGGCGGCATTCACGAGGGTGATAAGGATAAGCTACAG TGCTGCAAGGCTGTGCGCTGGCCATCAGGAACTCCTTTTACGTATAAGTATTTCAGCTACTATTTCAGCTACTGGAGATGAGACCTTGTCTGCTTATTCGGATCTGTCTGGAGCAGCCCACGGAATTCAGAGTGCCATTCTAGACATCTCGAATTGCATCATCGAGTTTATGCAGCTGGGTCTTGTGCCTTACCTCTACATTGGCAT CGCTGCATTTGCAGCACTGCCGTATTTGATGCAAGTACTAGACTTGAAAATCACCCGTCGATCCTGTCCCGAAGTCGAGTTGACGGATCAATACCATCGTCTCTGCATACTCACTAGAGCTGTGAAAGAATACCAAGCTCGCTACAACGGCCTGGACCATTTCGGCGGAACTATACAGTTTATCAGCACGAATTTCCAACTCATCACTCGATATTTACCAGAGAATGTGAGAATCACTAGTTGGCAGGATGTTTTGATGCATGACCCTTGTTGCTACATGAGACTTGCATTGGCTCTTGAACACTGCTCGAGGACAGCAACGATTCCTACTGTTGAACAATTAGCTGAGGATTTAGAAGGATCTTTGACCATACCTCCACCTCAAAATCTTGATTCGAAGCAGGGTGACAGTCCGGACGACTTCATGTCGCTGTCGAGCTAG